A genomic region of Cyprinus carpio isolate SPL01 chromosome B11, ASM1834038v1, whole genome shotgun sequence contains the following coding sequences:
- the scml2 gene encoding sex comb on midleg-like protein 2 isoform X2, producing the protein MGKTHQKDKKHSNKEKSGRNNEDSRPSQKLSEPFSWEMYLRETSSCPASPSCFRQSRVPPSNDFKVGMKVEACDPRNSTSMCIATVMGLMGVRLRLRLDGSDSTNDFWRLVDSSDIQPIGTCEKSGDMLQPPLGFRMNASSWPMFLLKTLSGAEMAPASAFKKEPPKPTQNFFKPGLKLEAVDRKNPYLICPATVREVRGDKIFIMFDGWRGAFDYWCQYDSRDIFPVGWCQLTNHSLQPPGNSFTFSKTFTPALGQSSQSWRSMQSPYRLPHPLPPLPVRKGVRGRRPKSQTIAMLKAAAEAAAAAAGTSPNGQAQSNAAKSPMSSPLTPKPYKKRGPKPGSKRKQKVPHSLSSPTLLSSVSDGRLSSLQTTRESGVVSTVCVYVNKHGDPGPHLDRKLLLQLPDHFGPGPVNTVLQHAVQACVDCAFQPKALFSFLQSQSDGGEIIRVRSEGGIHYVKLPTASSASFVLRFLETLCHHLHCENLFSSQPFSPLTTNTHKPYERSKSVKEETSEALSVARGTRRFNRDSAAYTAALSPKLQRTEALPSDETIAHAENGATTDQQFSEESIDSASNSVAPRPPALRSTSEYHTPAGSSPHYPSHPPPLRRLTSNPSELGPARTHRRVEAASSTTGPDHRAAEKDLTKTSSKSPSSWSIEEVMQFVRDADPQALGPHAELFRKHEIDGKALMLLRSDMIMKYMGLKLGPALKLCHHIERLKQAK; encoded by the exons ATGGGCAAAACCCACCAGAAAG acaaaaaacacagtaataagGAGAAATCAGGGAGGAATAATGAGGATTCACGTCCTTCACAAAAGCTCAGCG AGCCGTTCAGCTGGGAAATGTACTTGAGAGAGACTTCATCATGTCCTGCTTCCCCCAGCTGTTTCAGACAG TCAAGAGTCCCTCCCAGTAATGATTTTAAAGTGGGGATGAAAGTGGAGGCTTGTGACCCGAGAAATTCCACCTCAATGTGTATCGCCACAGTGATGGGATTAATGGGCGTGCGTCTGCGGCTCAGACTGGATGGCAGTGACAGCACCAATGATTTCTGGCGACTGGTTGACTCCTCTGACATTCAGCCGATCGGCACGTGTGAGAAGAGTGGAGATATGTTACAGCCACCACTGG GGTTCAGAATGAATGCCTCTTCATGGCCCATGttcttattaaaaacattaagtgGCGCAGAGATGGCTCCAGCTTCAGcctttaaaaag GAGCCACCCAAACCTACTCAGAACTTCTTTAAACCTGGTTTGAAACTGGAAGCGGTGGACCGAAAGAATCCCTACCTCATTTGTCCCGCTACCGTCAGAGAGGTGAGAGGGGACAAGATATTCATCATGTTTGATGGCTGGAGAGGAGCGTTCGATTACTGGTGTCAGTATGACTCCAGGGACATCTTCCCCGTGGGCTGGTGTCAACTGACCAACCACAGTCTGCAACCTCCCGGCAACAGCT TCACGTTTTCAAAGACTTTTACTCCGGCACTGGGACAGTCCAGTCAGTCTTGGCGCTCCATGCAGTCCCCGTACCGCCTGCCGCACCCCCTGCCCCCTCTGCCAGTGCGCAAGGGGGTACGAGGGAGGAGACCCAAGAGCCAGACCATCGCCATGCTAAAAGCAGCAGCCGaggcagcagcagctgcagccgGCACGTCACCGAATGGCCAAGCGCAGTCCAATGCAGCCAAGAGTCCCATGAGTTCACCGCTCACACCCAAACCATATAAAAAGAGGGGACCCAAACCTGGCAGCAAG AGGAAACAAAAGGTTCCTCATTCACTTTCAAGCCCCACGTTGTTGTCCTCAGTGTCAGATGGGAGACTGTCTAGTCTGCAGACAACAAGAGAATCAGGAGTTGTGTCCACAG tttgtgtgtatgtgaataaACATGGAGACCCAGGGCCACACCTGGACCGTAAACTGTTATTGCAGCTGCCTGATCATTTCGGGCCGGGTCCCGTGAACACGGTCCTCCAGCATGCAGTCCAAGCCTGCGTGGACTGTGCGTTTCAGCCCAAAGCTCTGTTCAGCTTCCTGCAGTCTCAGTCTGACGGAGGGGAAATCATCAGAG TTCGCTCAGAAGGAGGAATCCACTATGTCAAGCTCCCCACTGCCTCCAGTGCATCGTTCGTTCTGCGCTTTCTAGAAACTCTTTGTCACCACCTGCATTGTGAGAACCTGTTCAGCAGCCAGCCGTTCAGTCCACTAACTACTAACACTCACAAGCCATATGAAAGGAGTAAATCAG TGAAAGAGGAGACATCAGAAGCTTTGTCTGTAGCACGAGGTACGAGACGTTTCAACAGAGATTCAGCAGCCTACACTGCTGCCCTGTCACCAAAACTACAGAGAACAGAAGCTCTGCCCTCAGACG AAACCATCGCCCATGCTGAAAATGGTGCCACCACGGACCAGCAGTTCTCCGAAGAGTCAATAGACTCGGCCTCCAATTCCGTTGCCCCGCGACCCCCCGCACTAAGAAGCACGTCTGAGTATCACACCCCGGCCGGAAGCAGCCCGCACTACCCCTCTCACCCCCCACCCCTCCGCAGACTCACCTCCAACCCCTCTGAGCTGGGacctgcacgcacacacagacgaGTGGAAG CTGCTAGCTCAACCACTGGGCCTGATCATCGAGCAGCAGAGAAGGATCTGACCAAAACGTCTAGTAAAAGTCCATCATCCTGGAGTATAGAGGAAGTGATGCAATTTGTGCGTGATGCTGATCCACAAGCACTGGGCCCACATGCAGAGCTCTTCAGGAAACAC GAGATTGATGGCAAGGCCTTGATGCTTTTAAGGAGTGACATGATCATGAAGTACATGGGGCTGAAACTGGGTCCTGCTCTtaaactttgccatcacattGAGAGACTCAAACAGGCAAAATAG
- the scml2 gene encoding sex comb on midleg-like protein 2 isoform X1: MGKTHQKDKKHSNKEKSGRNNEDSRPSQKLSEPFSWEMYLRETSSCPASPSCFRQSRVPPSNDFKVGMKVEACDPRNSTSMCIATVMGLMGVRLRLRLDGSDSTNDFWRLVDSSDIQPIGTCEKSGDMLQPPLGFRMNASSWPMFLLKTLSGAEMAPASAFKKEPPKPTQNFFKPGLKLEAVDRKNPYLICPATVREVRGDKIFIMFDGWRGAFDYWCQYDSRDIFPVGWCQLTNHSLQPPGNSFTFSKTFTPALGQSSQSWRSMQSPYRLPHPLPPLPVRKGVRGRRPKSQTIAMLKAAAEAAAAAAGTSPNGQAQSNAAKSPMSSPLTPKPYKKRGPKPGSKRKQKVPHSLSSPTLLSSVSDGRLSSLQTTRESGVVSTVCVYVNKHGDPGPHLDRKLLLQLPDHFGPGPVNTVLQHAVQACVDCAFQPKALFSFLQSQSDGGEIIRVRSEGGIHYVKLPTASSASFVLRFLETLCHHLHCENLFSSQPFSPLTTNTHKPYERSKSVKEETSEALSVARGTRRFNRDSAAYTAALSPKLQRTEALPSDETIAHAENGATTDQQFSEESIDSASNSVAPRPPALRSTSEYHTPAGSSPHYPSHPPPLRRLTSNPSELGPARTHRRVEGRLSASSTTGPDHRAAEKDLTKTSSKSPSSWSIEEVMQFVRDADPQALGPHAELFRKHEIDGKALMLLRSDMIMKYMGLKLGPALKLCHHIERLKQAK; encoded by the exons ATGGGCAAAACCCACCAGAAAG acaaaaaacacagtaataagGAGAAATCAGGGAGGAATAATGAGGATTCACGTCCTTCACAAAAGCTCAGCG AGCCGTTCAGCTGGGAAATGTACTTGAGAGAGACTTCATCATGTCCTGCTTCCCCCAGCTGTTTCAGACAG TCAAGAGTCCCTCCCAGTAATGATTTTAAAGTGGGGATGAAAGTGGAGGCTTGTGACCCGAGAAATTCCACCTCAATGTGTATCGCCACAGTGATGGGATTAATGGGCGTGCGTCTGCGGCTCAGACTGGATGGCAGTGACAGCACCAATGATTTCTGGCGACTGGTTGACTCCTCTGACATTCAGCCGATCGGCACGTGTGAGAAGAGTGGAGATATGTTACAGCCACCACTGG GGTTCAGAATGAATGCCTCTTCATGGCCCATGttcttattaaaaacattaagtgGCGCAGAGATGGCTCCAGCTTCAGcctttaaaaag GAGCCACCCAAACCTACTCAGAACTTCTTTAAACCTGGTTTGAAACTGGAAGCGGTGGACCGAAAGAATCCCTACCTCATTTGTCCCGCTACCGTCAGAGAGGTGAGAGGGGACAAGATATTCATCATGTTTGATGGCTGGAGAGGAGCGTTCGATTACTGGTGTCAGTATGACTCCAGGGACATCTTCCCCGTGGGCTGGTGTCAACTGACCAACCACAGTCTGCAACCTCCCGGCAACAGCT TCACGTTTTCAAAGACTTTTACTCCGGCACTGGGACAGTCCAGTCAGTCTTGGCGCTCCATGCAGTCCCCGTACCGCCTGCCGCACCCCCTGCCCCCTCTGCCAGTGCGCAAGGGGGTACGAGGGAGGAGACCCAAGAGCCAGACCATCGCCATGCTAAAAGCAGCAGCCGaggcagcagcagctgcagccgGCACGTCACCGAATGGCCAAGCGCAGTCCAATGCAGCCAAGAGTCCCATGAGTTCACCGCTCACACCCAAACCATATAAAAAGAGGGGACCCAAACCTGGCAGCAAG AGGAAACAAAAGGTTCCTCATTCACTTTCAAGCCCCACGTTGTTGTCCTCAGTGTCAGATGGGAGACTGTCTAGTCTGCAGACAACAAGAGAATCAGGAGTTGTGTCCACAG tttgtgtgtatgtgaataaACATGGAGACCCAGGGCCACACCTGGACCGTAAACTGTTATTGCAGCTGCCTGATCATTTCGGGCCGGGTCCCGTGAACACGGTCCTCCAGCATGCAGTCCAAGCCTGCGTGGACTGTGCGTTTCAGCCCAAAGCTCTGTTCAGCTTCCTGCAGTCTCAGTCTGACGGAGGGGAAATCATCAGAG TTCGCTCAGAAGGAGGAATCCACTATGTCAAGCTCCCCACTGCCTCCAGTGCATCGTTCGTTCTGCGCTTTCTAGAAACTCTTTGTCACCACCTGCATTGTGAGAACCTGTTCAGCAGCCAGCCGTTCAGTCCACTAACTACTAACACTCACAAGCCATATGAAAGGAGTAAATCAG TGAAAGAGGAGACATCAGAAGCTTTGTCTGTAGCACGAGGTACGAGACGTTTCAACAGAGATTCAGCAGCCTACACTGCTGCCCTGTCACCAAAACTACAGAGAACAGAAGCTCTGCCCTCAGACG AAACCATCGCCCATGCTGAAAATGGTGCCACCACGGACCAGCAGTTCTCCGAAGAGTCAATAGACTCGGCCTCCAATTCCGTTGCCCCGCGACCCCCCGCACTAAGAAGCACGTCTGAGTATCACACCCCGGCCGGAAGCAGCCCGCACTACCCCTCTCACCCCCCACCCCTCCGCAGACTCACCTCCAACCCCTCTGAGCTGGGacctgcacgcacacacagacgaGTGGAAGGTAGGCTAT CTGCTAGCTCAACCACTGGGCCTGATCATCGAGCAGCAGAGAAGGATCTGACCAAAACGTCTAGTAAAAGTCCATCATCCTGGAGTATAGAGGAAGTGATGCAATTTGTGCGTGATGCTGATCCACAAGCACTGGGCCCACATGCAGAGCTCTTCAGGAAACAC GAGATTGATGGCAAGGCCTTGATGCTTTTAAGGAGTGACATGATCATGAAGTACATGGGGCTGAAACTGGGTCCTGCTCTtaaactttgccatcacattGAGAGACTCAAACAGGCAAAATAG